The following coding sequences are from one Desulfosoma caldarium window:
- a CDS encoding CAP domain-containing protein, whose product MKKRIPALWLALSLLLPWAAAAHAEQPVMVVTPYVSQEIQAPVSDPTVVIRQRLVNVAADFSDGQPGDVFEIPLFDDLSLTLKIQTIGPDLLGSLLVRGVSPETQEVSGILAVGQTSIAGSFQVFGRTFQIRPITETVHVVRELAISTSGSVLSGAMTPLSMEWQTAALVNVERRAYGLKELDWDDGLFRAARGHSDDMATQDYFGHIGLDGSTPGDRITEAGYKWNTYGESIAAGFTTPEAIMEAWMNSAGHRAYILNGTFCDIGVGYAYAPGTTYEHYWTQNFGRKANVLVCPTPSNPPWPGTDGLNTAEWVASFYVAYWGRCPDPEGRTFWVNLVTDGYLSAIEVAEEFALTQEAKALYAYLNDPGAATDADRKAFVRQVYLNLLNREPDASGLQYWADALATGLVGPGQVIGHIINAAMEGHGSDWAVIRNKVDVGQYFADRVAQMELVWSETLREYAVAALQEVTDDLATVAQAMALVDALLGGRP is encoded by the coding sequence ATGAAGAAAAGAATTCCAGCGCTGTGGCTGGCACTCAGCCTCCTTCTGCCTTGGGCGGCTGCAGCCCATGCCGAGCAACCCGTGATGGTTGTGACACCTTATGTAAGTCAGGAAATCCAAGCGCCGGTATCCGATCCCACGGTGGTGATTCGGCAGCGTTTGGTGAACGTCGCGGCGGATTTTTCCGACGGCCAACCCGGCGACGTCTTCGAGATACCGCTCTTTGACGATCTCTCCCTCACCTTAAAAATCCAAACCATCGGGCCGGATTTGCTGGGAAGCCTGCTGGTGCGCGGCGTGAGTCCCGAAACGCAAGAAGTGTCGGGAATTCTCGCCGTCGGCCAAACATCCATCGCAGGGTCCTTTCAGGTTTTTGGACGCACATTCCAGATTCGACCGATCACGGAAACCGTGCACGTCGTGAGAGAATTGGCTATCAGCACGTCCGGCAGCGTTTTGTCCGGCGCCATGACGCCGCTTTCTATGGAATGGCAGACGGCCGCCTTGGTCAATGTGGAACGCCGTGCGTACGGCCTCAAAGAACTGGACTGGGACGATGGTCTTTTTCGAGCGGCCCGTGGCCATTCCGACGACATGGCGACGCAGGATTACTTCGGCCACATAGGTCTGGACGGGTCAACACCCGGGGATCGCATCACCGAAGCGGGCTACAAATGGAACACCTATGGCGAAAGTATCGCCGCCGGGTTTACGACACCGGAAGCCATCATGGAGGCGTGGATGAACAGTGCGGGACACCGAGCTTACATACTCAACGGGACCTTTTGTGATATCGGGGTTGGGTACGCCTATGCGCCGGGAACCACCTATGAGCACTATTGGACTCAGAACTTCGGGCGCAAGGCGAACGTATTGGTCTGTCCAACGCCGTCCAACCCGCCATGGCCCGGTACAGACGGGCTCAACACCGCCGAATGGGTGGCCTCCTTTTATGTGGCCTACTGGGGCCGATGCCCGGACCCAGAAGGGCGTACTTTCTGGGTCAATCTGGTGACCGACGGATATCTTTCGGCCATCGAAGTGGCGGAAGAGTTCGCTTTGACCCAGGAAGCCAAGGCGCTTTATGCCTATCTGAACGACCCCGGTGCGGCCACGGATGCCGACCGTAAGGCCTTCGTGCGCCAGGTTTACCTCAACCTTCTGAATCGCGAACCGGATGCATCGGGTTTGCAGTACTGGGCGGATGCCCTGGCGACCGGATTGGTCGGTCCTGGGCAGGTCATCGGGCATATCATCAATGCGGCCATGGAAGGTCACGGCTCGGACTGGGCCGTCATTCGAAACAAGGTGGATGTGGGCCAGTATTTTGCCGACCGCGTCGCCCAAATGGAATTGGTGTGGTCGGAAACCTTAAGGGAATATGCTGTGGCAGCGTTGCAGGAAGTGACGGATGATCTTGCCACGGTGGCCCAGGCCATGGCCCTGGTGGACGCTTTATTAGGGGGGCGCCCCTAA
- a CDS encoding glycosyltransferase family 4 protein has product MHTTAALPAGTAHDIEPFPVTPYDEQTAHRFRDTLLLLGPAPFFQDAGPVVEGLPFLAENLKNELGVPCALVLLGPSAGVPQGWVVDPSPPLVQGVSLFSRPNAAVTAALFRCAQAFLALWPTPGAVDSWIYQAMAQQVPVISGPETPGGVRQILGDAAMHLTTSDLSSLEAFLRVFLSDRLVRRQVAAAQAARLVHLGHAAPSARLDYLVDGPFDTSYSLALVNRQGARALDRLASGRVGLDFLGRPDGHSRCTPGALERHPDLAHFFARAQGPVAVKATLWNSYPPYVSGRPGLVSVLHSYGWEETGYPQEYIRRFERCLDGITVMSSAVRKILIDNGTALPMAVSGLGVDHILQTPCVPYEGDLGEGFRFLYISSGFPRKGLDVLLDAYGRAFTGADDVTLVLKTFPNRHNRVEDLVRAFQENHADPPRVVVINRDLPDGMVRDLYRRCHAFVAPTRGEGFGLPMAEAMLHGLPVIVTEGSGQADFCTHETAWLIPARWARAASHLSEPGSLWLDPDRDALAKTMLAVASASSEELAPRCRAARHLVASQFTWDRWAQRTQQAVETFGTPSPWRYRPISMVWVSTWGGRCGIARYSQYLLTPLLDRPHAVRATVLAPAWESPLVPDPSFVRRAPHGPQVVEDVLDAVEETQPAVAVIQYHPAFFGADRLAALVDALHERGVLVWITFHAVRQTADALRENAAVLRRATRLAVHTLEDVNFFRSLGLDDRTVLWPHGVPTCEPQDLDAAKRRFGLEKKTVVATFGFLMPHKGVLPLLAAFQKLLGRFLNLFLVLATSSYPTEASARHADEVRQAIQAMGLERRTLFLTDFLEDRAALALLQAADLIVFPYQHTEESSSAAVRFGLAAGRPTACTPLGIFDDVASVVHFLPGTDPEALAQGIGDLLADPSKRHALQDQQTRWVARHAWPVVAHRMERVLRALLMNPDAARDGGVAGERPARGPDLRGNGAP; this is encoded by the coding sequence GTGCACACCACGGCCGCTTTGCCCGCCGGAACGGCCCACGACATCGAACCTTTCCCTGTGACACCCTATGACGAGCAGACGGCGCATCGATTTCGAGATACCCTGCTGCTTCTCGGCCCGGCTCCTTTTTTTCAAGACGCCGGCCCCGTGGTGGAAGGCTTGCCCTTCCTTGCGGAAAACCTCAAAAATGAGCTCGGTGTCCCTTGCGCCCTGGTTCTTCTTGGGCCGTCGGCCGGTGTGCCGCAAGGTTGGGTGGTGGACCCAAGCCCTCCTTTGGTTCAGGGCGTTTCGCTTTTTTCACGACCCAATGCCGCCGTCACGGCCGCGCTTTTCCGCTGTGCCCAGGCTTTTCTGGCCCTTTGGCCCACGCCCGGTGCCGTGGATTCCTGGATTTACCAGGCCATGGCCCAGCAGGTCCCCGTGATCAGCGGCCCCGAAACGCCTGGGGGCGTGCGCCAGATTCTGGGCGACGCCGCCATGCACCTCACCACGTCAGACCTTTCCTCCCTGGAGGCCTTTCTTCGCGTTTTCTTGAGCGATCGATTGGTGCGCCGCCAGGTCGCCGCCGCTCAGGCCGCTCGACTGGTTCACTTGGGTCACGCCGCCCCTTCGGCTCGGCTGGACTACCTTGTCGACGGACCCTTTGACACCAGCTACAGCCTTGCCCTGGTCAATCGGCAAGGGGCTCGAGCCCTGGATCGCCTGGCTTCAGGCCGCGTGGGGCTCGATTTTCTCGGCCGCCCCGATGGCCATTCACGGTGCACGCCCGGCGCTTTGGAACGCCATCCCGATTTGGCCCACTTTTTTGCCCGAGCCCAAGGCCCCGTCGCCGTGAAGGCGACCCTGTGGAATTCTTATCCGCCCTATGTGAGCGGTCGGCCGGGTTTGGTGAGTGTTCTGCACAGTTACGGATGGGAAGAAACGGGCTACCCGCAGGAATACATTCGGCGGTTTGAGCGCTGTCTGGACGGCATCACGGTCATGTCTTCCGCCGTTCGAAAGATCCTCATCGACAACGGCACGGCGTTGCCCATGGCCGTCAGCGGCCTGGGTGTGGATCACATTCTTCAGACGCCGTGCGTGCCTTACGAAGGGGATTTGGGGGAAGGTTTTCGTTTTCTCTATATTTCGTCGGGCTTTCCACGAAAGGGCCTGGACGTTCTTTTGGACGCCTACGGGCGAGCCTTTACCGGCGCCGATGACGTGACTCTGGTGCTCAAAACCTTTCCCAATCGTCACAACCGCGTGGAGGATCTCGTGCGCGCCTTTCAGGAAAACCACGCCGACCCGCCTCGCGTGGTGGTGATCAATCGAGATCTTCCCGACGGCATGGTGCGGGACCTGTATCGGCGCTGCCACGCCTTTGTCGCCCCCACGCGCGGCGAAGGTTTTGGGCTGCCCATGGCGGAAGCCATGCTTCACGGCCTGCCTGTCATCGTCACGGAAGGAAGTGGGCAGGCGGATTTCTGCACCCATGAGACGGCCTGGCTTATCCCCGCGCGGTGGGCTCGCGCCGCCTCGCACCTCAGTGAACCCGGTTCCCTGTGGCTGGATCCCGATCGCGACGCTTTGGCCAAGACCATGCTCGCCGTGGCCTCGGCGTCTTCGGAAGAGCTGGCACCGCGCTGCCGAGCGGCTCGGCACTTGGTGGCCAGCCAATTTACCTGGGACCGATGGGCCCAAAGAACGCAGCAGGCCGTTGAAACCTTTGGCACGCCGTCCCCGTGGCGCTATCGGCCCATTTCGATGGTGTGGGTGTCCACGTGGGGAGGCCGATGCGGCATCGCCCGCTACAGCCAGTACCTGCTGACGCCGCTCCTTGACCGACCGCACGCCGTTCGGGCCACCGTGCTGGCTCCGGCCTGGGAATCGCCCTTGGTGCCGGATCCTTCATTTGTGCGCCGGGCCCCTCACGGCCCGCAGGTGGTGGAAGATGTTCTTGACGCCGTGGAAGAGACCCAACCCGCCGTTGCCGTGATACAGTATCACCCGGCGTTTTTCGGCGCCGATCGCCTTGCGGCCTTGGTGGATGCCCTGCATGAACGCGGGGTGCTCGTGTGGATCACCTTTCATGCCGTGCGCCAGACGGCCGACGCGCTGAGAGAAAACGCGGCGGTGTTGCGCCGGGCCACCCGGCTGGCGGTGCACACCCTGGAGGACGTCAATTTCTTTCGAAGCCTTGGCCTGGACGACCGCACGGTCTTGTGGCCGCACGGCGTGCCGACCTGCGAACCTCAGGATCTTGACGCGGCCAAGCGGCGTTTTGGCCTGGAAAAGAAGACCGTGGTGGCGACCTTTGGTTTTCTCATGCCGCACAAGGGCGTTTTGCCGCTTTTGGCGGCCTTTCAAAAGCTTCTCGGGCGATTTCTCAATCTTTTTCTGGTGCTGGCTACCTCTTCATACCCCACGGAAGCCTCGGCGCGGCACGCGGATGAGGTGCGCCAAGCCATTCAGGCCATGGGTCTGGAGCGTCGAACCCTCTTTCTCACCGACTTTCTTGAAGACCGGGCGGCTCTGGCCCTGCTGCAGGCGGCAGATCTCATCGTTTTTCCTTACCAGCACACGGAAGAATCCTCCAGTGCGGCGGTGCGCTTCGGGCTTGCCGCCGGTAGGCCAACGGCCTGCACGCCCCTTGGCATCTTTGACGATGTGGCGTCCGTGGTGCATTTTCTGCCGGGAACCGACCCCGAGGCGCTGGCGCAGGGGATTGGGGACCTTTTGGCCGATCCGTCCAAGCGGCATGCCTTGCAGGATCAGCAAACTCGATGGGTTGCCCGCCACGCATGGCCTGTGGTGGCCCACCGCATGGAACGCGTCCTTCGAGCCCTGCTCATGAATCCCGACGCCGCGCGCGACGGCGGGGTGGCGGGCGAGAGGCCTGCTCGAGGTCCAGATCTTCGTGGCAACGGTGCGCCCTAG
- a CDS encoding methyltransferase domain-containing protein, giving the protein MLETHIAEIDLDTLVKRVREELERLGDKHPSLELGLHPEPDPEPGPEPGPRPDSASDPAPEPRPDSGPDAAPSPAADNAGRPCPEPLPCTPPGGQVFYKDLDAFWGPDFIEQAYRAILGRPPDLKGATHFGDALCSGRLTKAEVVLKLRRSPEGRSHAVRLRGLLPALVGAVWRKIPGIGKLFRRLDAFQHSMAAVPVEVLQAVQRRFNSYEQLVGHLREVVQRRLENYEQLADHLREVVHPRLQAHDGKLDALDAGLHGFREEVLRRLERLQEQVDHLLSKDLPGHLHNQAQAIARVRAALADHQRWHGTSVAGRTSPAATPTADRVGLHTPSQNTHTGHSVTEEPYPLLDALYTSLEDAFRGSTESIHERLRFYLPYVSRLPLDLVPVPVVDAGCGRGEWLELLQSEGIQAIGVDMNPLMVARCREKGLTAVEADAIQHLQGQAPGCVGAITAFQLIEHLELDQLIRFLDAAYQALAPGGMLLCETPNPENLMVSCYSFYLDPTHRHPIPPPVAVFLLESRGFCDVAVVRPPRAAGSHPEDEPDLPPLLRKLLFSEEDYAVIGYKP; this is encoded by the coding sequence GTGCTCGAAACCCACATCGCGGAAATCGACTTGGACACTTTGGTCAAGCGCGTTCGCGAGGAACTGGAACGACTCGGCGACAAGCATCCTTCCCTTGAACTTGGACTCCACCCTGAACCCGACCCCGAACCCGGCCCTGAACCCGGCCCTCGACCCGACTCTGCATCAGACCCTGCACCAGAGCCTCGACCCGACTCTGGACCCGACGCTGCGCCGTCGCCCGCGGCCGACAACGCGGGCCGTCCTTGTCCTGAGCCCCTACCGTGTACACCGCCCGGAGGTCAGGTATTTTACAAGGACCTGGATGCCTTTTGGGGACCGGATTTTATCGAGCAGGCCTATCGAGCCATTTTGGGAAGACCGCCGGATTTAAAAGGGGCGACCCATTTCGGGGACGCTCTGTGCTCCGGCCGCCTCACCAAAGCGGAAGTGGTGTTGAAACTGCGCCGAAGCCCTGAAGGCCGCTCCCACGCCGTGCGCCTTCGCGGTTTGCTGCCGGCTTTAGTAGGCGCTGTCTGGCGCAAAATTCCCGGCATCGGAAAACTTTTTCGCCGGCTGGACGCCTTCCAACATTCCATGGCCGCAGTCCCCGTGGAAGTGCTTCAGGCCGTGCAGCGCCGCTTCAATAGTTATGAGCAGTTGGTAGGTCATTTGCGTGAAGTCGTGCAGCGCCGCTTGGAAAACTATGAGCAGTTGGCGGATCATCTGCGTGAAGTCGTGCATCCGCGCCTTCAAGCCCATGACGGCAAACTAGACGCTTTGGACGCCGGCTTACATGGGTTTCGTGAAGAGGTGCTTCGGCGCCTGGAGCGTCTTCAGGAACAAGTCGATCATCTTCTGTCCAAGGACCTGCCAGGACATCTGCACAACCAGGCCCAAGCGATAGCGCGGGTGCGGGCGGCTTTGGCCGATCATCAACGTTGGCACGGCACTTCGGTCGCCGGCCGAACGTCGCCCGCCGCCACACCCACTGCGGATCGGGTTGGGCTGCATACCCCTTCGCAGAATACCCACACGGGGCACTCCGTGACCGAGGAACCTTACCCTCTTCTGGACGCCCTTTACACGTCCCTGGAAGACGCTTTCCGTGGCTCCACCGAAAGCATCCATGAACGACTTCGTTTCTACCTTCCTTACGTAAGCCGCCTTCCGCTGGATCTCGTACCCGTTCCCGTTGTGGATGCTGGGTGCGGTCGAGGAGAATGGCTGGAACTCCTTCAATCGGAAGGCATTCAGGCCATCGGGGTGGACATGAACCCCCTGATGGTGGCCCGCTGCCGGGAAAAGGGCCTGACCGCGGTGGAAGCCGATGCCATTCAGCACCTTCAAGGCCAGGCGCCGGGCTGCGTGGGGGCGATCACGGCTTTTCAGCTCATCGAACACCTGGAGCTGGACCAACTCATTCGTTTCCTGGACGCCGCCTACCAGGCCTTGGCTCCTGGAGGAATGCTTCTCTGTGAGACGCCAAACCCCGAGAACCTCATGGTCTCTTGCTATTCTTTTTACCTGGACCCCACCCATCGGCATCCCATTCCACCGCCGGTGGCGGTGTTTCTTCTGGAGTCCCGAGGTTTTTGCGATGTGGCCGTGGTCCGGCCGCCAAGGGCGGCCGGAAGCCATCCCGAGGACGAGCCAGACCTTCCGCCGCTGCTCCGAAAGCTGCTCTTTTCCGAAGAGGACTACGCCGTCATCGGCTACAAACCTTGA